The DNA segment TGTACGCAGCTacagaacttatttatttatttatttatttattttatcacatttatataccgccctatctccctagggactcagggcggttcacaggcaagtaaaaatacatataaatacagattaaaataacaattaaaaaacttattctacatagccagattattaaaaagcaatataaataataaataataaaacccattaaaatcccatataaatttaaaatctaatccagtcctgcgcagatgaataaatgtgttttgagctcgcgacggaaggttcggaggtccggaagttgacgaagtcctggggggagttcgttccaaagggtgggagcccccacagagaaggcccttcccctgggtgtcgccagacggcactgcctagctgacggcaccctgaggagtccctctctgtgagagcgcacgggtcggtgagaggtattcggtagcagtaggcggtcccgtaaatagcccggccctatgccatggagcgctttaaagatggtactTTGCGGTATTTGCTTGCAAAATAAGGCACAActcaaaatatatatacaaagcTTACTCTTAATTGCAACCTACCTATCTACACAACCCtagcttcccagagcaaatagttTATAAAATATCAACAGCTATAACCTTAACCAGGCACACCTGGATGGAGCTGCAAGCAAACTTTTTTATGCTGAAGGTCTATTTTTCTCTTAGTGTTCCAATCCCATATCATTCCATTCAAGGTAAACCAAAAGCAGCAAGAACAAGACAAGTCCCTGTTACAGTACTGGCTGAACTGGAAAGAGTAAAAGTCTCCAATCACAAAAGGgcaaattacaagtagtcctcaacttacaaccagacaCTTAAaaatgttcagagttacaacgaaCTTCTCCAGAGCTACCTATGACCTGTTTTCATAGCTGTGATGGAAACAATCCCCCCATGGTCACAATTGCATTTTAGACACTTGACAATTGGCTCacttttatggccatttgcagtggcCCACAATCACAATTTGCAgtgttttttgctggtttctggctATTACTTCTGCTTTCTGACACAAGATGCCCATTGAGGGGGATAGATTTGTTTATCAAGTGTGGCCTCCATTTAATGACCATTGTAAAaaacagttgtaacttcaaatccaGTAACAAgatgcctcaacttacaactgcaacAAACTATGGCTGTAATTCCAGACTTAATTATgcttgtacgtcaaggactacctgtaagaacTTCAGAACAAATTGTGTACTTGAAATGACACCACTTGAAGCAAATGTTTGTTCTTGGAgctatatgtgtttcctttggagTGTTGTAAGACTGCAATATTTTGTACGTTCCTAATGCCATCATCAATTCACAGGAGGGAAAGTATAAGGAAGCCCAGAAGGTGGTTGCAAGACAACAAATgaactagaaaaagaaaagaaaaaaggagaggaatgtaagGGTTATTTCAAAATATCTCAGTGAATCTGAACTAGCTTGGTACCCATAGAATATTGAAAAATGGTTGTGGAAGGACAacaaagaaatataataaaaatattacacatttattttgtttcaaatccTACTTGTGTTCTCTCTGTTGTGGAACTCTATAATATAGATAATAGTGACAGCTTGAAACTATCCATTTAACAAGTCTCTATGTCTGTCAACATTTTTTCAGACGTAATCATGGCTTATCTATCTTACCCTGGAAACAACGAAACCATGGATTATATCCATGCCATAGTTCTACATATCCCTATCTGGTTTTAAATCTGTTACAACCAATTACAACTTATTTCTGAATACATATTTATAGAGAAAGACTGCATGTATGTGGAGATGAAGAGAATTGCAATTAAAAATCTGTTGAATTCAAATCATAGTTATATCTGCCTGACTCTTTATGTTAAAGAATATAGATCTCATAAAAAAGGCTTTTACGGCAGTTTTTGACATTAAACAAATGCAGTAAACTAATTCAAATTGATactctttttttgtattgtggatgATTTTAACATATACTGAGAGAAATGAGTATTAGAGACAGAAAGATATGGAACTACCAATTTTATTTGTCCTAATTACCTTCTTCCTGCTTTTCACTTGTGATGTAGAGGGATAGCTGTTGACCGTCTATAAACAGAAAAACAATTTCCATTATAAGTTCTTCAGTAACATCAAAATGAAATCTGTTATGTAATCCACTTCATTTATGAAACAACACccaggttttttgttgttgtatagCGCATATAATTTTGAGTAAATTTGTGATCTAGTCCTATTCTTGCCCAAGAAATAATATAGCATAGACATTTGGGAGATAAGAATCTAATTATTCCCCTGGGATTGTTTTGGGTTTAGAAGTCAGCTGAAGGGAAAATGATTAAGCAGAGGGAAGGCCCTGATTTTGTGCTCTACATAAATTCTCTCCTTGAGCCTTGGTTAACAATACCAGGCAGATGGACTTGCTGTGGTCCATATTAACCAGATGTTGCTTATTTCTTTTACCTCTCCAGACTTTGGCAGTCTCCAAGCAGCTAATACGAAacatggaaaaagaaaagctataCGAAGTTAATTCTCAGGAATGTGAATGTCTCATGGAAAGATGGCTATCTGAGGAATGCATGAATGCCATAATGAGCTTCATGCAGAAGAAATCAAAgctctagtctctagccaatcatgcaaaataaattgctgtaagtTGTTTCTGTTCCCTTACTACAAAAACTGTCATTAAATGGAATACCTTGGATACATATCCAGATGGTCCCTTCATTCTGGCTAGTCTAGTCTTTTAGAATGTTGTATTGTGACATGAATTTATGATGCCAATAGCACTGGAGATGCCTGTTGGGGCCATTAGGCGGGAAAGCACTCACTGCTTTGCATGCAGAGCGAATTTCTTTGAATGTGACAATTATTGTTTGTCTTCCACAAGGGATGAGGGATTCAATGTCACCAAAATTTGCAAGTTCTTGAATAGCTGATTGCTGGTCATATTGCAATGACATGGTCTTTGGTATCCATCTATTgtggagaaaggaaaaaacaaacaaaataatggCACTACCTGTATTAGAAAAGGATGATCGAATATATGTTTTCAAATTCCAATGATAAGGATGAATACTTTACCACTTCATTATTCTCTGATGTATTTTGCACAGTTTTTAGCGACTGTAAATATGCCATTTTGAGTAAATGTTTAAAAGACATTGTTTTTAAACAGTGTTTAAAAAACTATCACTGACACATAATGGCATTCAGAGTCAGGAAAATGTCTCCCCTAAAATGTTCAGAGAATCCTGAAGGGGTTTTTCCTCGGTGGTCTCTTCAACAGTAAAAGCTGAAGATGATGTAAGAAGAAAAGGTGTGAACAAGGTTGTGATTGGCTAAGAACAAGTATGGATGCATGATCAAGACTGAGATCACatgcagaaaagaaggaaggaaggactcttTCTATATGCAGTATTTTCCTGGTGAAAAATCTCACTTATCCTGTTATTGTTTGCCTTACTCATATTAATGCCTTAACTCAAGTTTCTGGAAGATAGTGCTGCTTGGAACAAGAGGCAGCTCAACCTAACAGGCCATATTATTGCTGATAGACCCACCAAGTTAGTAGTAAGGTAAGCATTAAAGGGACGACTACCAGGCATGTTTCTTCCTGGAGTGCACAGCCTTTCTTCCCCCAAAACCTACAAAGTATTGTTATGAGCCGCAGGAAATGACTTGGAGAGCTGAGTCTTTGAGATTCCAAGACAGATTGGTTCTGTGGGAAGGATGGAGACTATTGGACAACTTCCTTTTTTAATAGCTAGCATAATTGCAAAGTTCTGACATACAAATCTGTTATACTAACTACTTGGGGAGGGGAATGATTATATATTTAATAAGAGTCTTTTATTAAAATGGCccattaaaataaacaatggtatgtgactgtttttgtttttgacctGTTTGTTTTAGTAATGTTATTATCCAAAATATTCATCCATTCCACATTCCTACTACTATTGTCATCATACCAATTCCCCAACCTATTCATCCTGCaaagaaatgaaattatttttttagttttatccATTAACCACTTGTTCATCTTTCTTAGATTAGACCTTGATGTTAATATAGGCATATCTTCTCAAGATACCATCAGTCACTATACTACTATATTAACTGTGAACTTAGGAAGGATTTGAAACATCTATATCACTCATTTGGTCCATATGGTTTTAAAACTGTTAATGTGGTTGTAGTTCTCTTACATATGTACAACTGTTAATTCATAGATTCACATGTTTTTATGTACTCTGAATGCAAACGTTGGAGAGCAAACTATTCTGAGGACATTAAATTCTATATTGAGCTAATATAGTAATGCAATCTCTTGATCTTCGGGGTGAGTCAAAACATATGGCTTGGTAcacagtttttaaattattgcaaaACTCAAGTTTCTAGGAATACTAACATAACTAAATATGGATAAGGATCCCTGTATTCTCATTCCACAATTGTCTACCAACCTACCAAACACCTGAAAATCCGTACCATATGTAGGAAGATGGTTGTGTTTCCTTGTTAGATGTGGTGCTCTTTTGCTCAGAAACTAATGCTAAACTTATCATGCCAAATATCagaattgggagggggggaaacaataGTCTCCATCCAAGATGATGACAAGCAACTCatcattacaagtagtccttgacttaacaaccattcatttagtaacttgaaattatgatggtgctttaaaaaatgacttacaactgatTCATACACAATTgtcgcagcatcctggggtcataagatcaccatttgcaaccttctcagcaggcttccaacaagcaaagtcaaggtggaaggcagattcacttaatgaatatAGCAAAAAGGATATAAAATTGGACAtaacttgtttaatgaccacattgcttagcaatgaaagttCCAGTCTCAAtcatggctgtaagtcgaggactacctgtcatttTCCATGCTGAAGCTAGCTGAATTGCAGAGCATTAAATAAGCAGACTTTACTCCGAGGATCCTGCTGCAGAAACAGTGTCAGGTTCTGATGGCCTTCATTACCATGGCTTGCCTCTTCCATAGATCTCCCATAGAAAATCAATTATTCAGTAAAAAGGTTGACAGGATATTGGATCATGTTCAAAACTTTTATTACATCATCAGCCTGTGAATATTCGTCAAGACTCAAAGGAATCCAACATCAGTGTTTCTATCCTTCACATTACGGGCTCTCTgccaatttctttttcattttgtcatCAATAACATCAGACACGGTCTTAGGTATACAAGCAGAGTATATACTCTGCTAGTTATATTTGACCCTATGAATCAGCACACAGCCTATGCTAGAATTAAtagtgcctatttatttatttatttatttatttatttatttatttatttatttatttatttatttatttatttatttatttatttatttatttatttattgctaagtTCTTTCCAcactttttcatagtttttttaaaaaatgaagtttaATTCTATGCCTTAGAGCTACTACCTCTGAATCCAACATCTGAGACATTACAGCTAAGAGCAACAGCTTTAAAACTCAAGTTAGCTAAATTTATCCATAACTTGCATTGCCTGCTTTTGTATTTTTTGGGGTTTTCATTTTGCTTCTAATTTTTCATGTGGTTTTAAGGAGTTATTCTGTTTTTGCTGTTTTCCCATGTTTTGTTTATTAGTTGTGTTACTGAATTGTTTTAAACTATGAGTTGCCCAAAGTGACAAATGTTAATGGGCATTTATAGAaattggatgaatgaatgaatgaatgaattcaaccacaatttcaactgggaaacttgaCATTTAGATCCAGTCAAATCCAAAAATGTTAGGAATTCTTGGGACTTAGGCATTCTGATAAATCAATTATCAACAGACAAATAAAGCTAAATATGACATAAACACAATTTAAAAGATAAAaccaaaattttttaaaaagtccattgTCCTTAACAACCAGTACCCAATTAAAcaaaaaatatcccagataaacaATAAAACTAGAAACAATGCTCTAATCAAGGAAATTTCAAGGAAGAATCTAtactccaaccaggggtgaaatctaaaaattttccctactggttctgtgggtgtggcttaattggtgggtgtggcttggtggtcaggtgactgaatgggcatggtcaataataaataataaaaataataaagtatacaaaacttggaaggcaccggtctaccttctttaaaaatagaggccccagtctaccaattgccttttactgagaggcaccggtctaccatgtGCCTTTTTTtagcaggcaccggtctaccttctttaaaaatagaggaaccggtctactagctgcctacagcgctgatcagctttgaagtgccgcggcagtcatttaaggccggttgcaactatatcaccaccgagcgcttcagggacagaagaggaacagcgaggcgtgggcagtggggagggcagggatttttgctaccggttctccgaactatcggctcccatcgctaccggatcgcacgatccgttctgaaccgggagcatttcacccctgactccagCCATGGCTGGCAGGGCAAGCCACTACATGTAAACAAGCAGCAAACTACTATTTTATGAACTGGTAGTGTTATTTAGCTGATAACGAAAGGCTGCATGAAAACAGTGAAACTCAGAGAAATACCACAAACACAGTTCAACACAGCTATACATCAATATTCTGTACTTTTTTCACTCTATATTTTGTAGAGGTTAGTAAATTCTGTTTCTCTAATATTGCTTGGTATTAGAAAAGGAATTGTCTACATAGCAAAATAATAGAGATTTGGGAGCAACCGGTGACAAATGAAACTTAGAGAAAAAGAACCATAGAGACTGAATGGAATGTAGGAGATTTAATGATTAAAAAGAATTATCTGTATCTCACCTTGCAATGATAGTTGCTAGTGGCATATCTTGTCTATAGACTCCTAAAGGTCTAGGCTGATTGGCAATGTAGTTAGAAACCCTTCTTTTTGTTAGAGGCATATGACTTGGTGGTGGTGAACAATATGCCTCTTTAGGTATCAAATTCGAGAAATTGCCGAAGTAGGAAACCTTATAACCTGAAGAGAAGGGGAGAATTGTCTGCAATTTAAAATGTATTGGTGGTTTGGTAGGGTTTCCCCTGCTTATTACTGGCCTTGAAACTATGCCTTTGTTGGTCATGTCCAGAACAGCTGGGTCACCATTTGGCTGGATACGGTAACATGttctacatggagctgcccttggAAGCAATCCGAAAGCTACTGCTGGCACAACCCAGGAAGTTTAGCTGACTAAAGTGCTGGCAGATcaaccccaccaacacaggataaTTTCTATTCTGAAATTGCTGTATTGCTTAACAGTCAGCTTCCAAGTTCAATTTAAAGCACGACTCTACTTTGGAGGTGCATCAGGTGTGAGCAAGAGAGCAAGTCCTCCCAACAATAGCCCCCTAATTTATGGAATTATCACCCTCTAGAAGTATAGCACCTACATTTCTAGTCTTTTgaaaataagtttatttttttaaaaattgtgccaTTGTGCCTTTGGCTCAAACTGAAAACGGGTGTTTTGACTCTTTAAAAGAACAGGATTTTTATTGTATTGAATGTTAATTGGCTGATATGGTATTGACTGCTCGGAGTAGGTggcagaaaggaagggaggaaggaatgtgCCCTTACATTTAATTGTATGATAGCTTTTTATTATACTAAACAGTATTATACTACTAAGGATGAACGGGAAACAGATCCATATTTTAACCTGCAATTAACAAACTTAAATTTATAATGTATAAATCATATTCAAAACCAGGAAAGGATTGTTGTAATGTGGAttcttcaataaaaaataaataactcaatGTTTTTTGCTGTTggttttcccatttcctttttcagtctaatttcaaagtttctttcttattctgctattaaatcttttttttaaaaaaaaatctcttaatgATCTTTTCTTCCAAAGCACTGAATTGGATTTTCCAGTTGGGCACTATTAAAAGCTCTCCTTGCAAGAGAAGATTAATTTTACTGAAATATAATCCTTTCTTTATCCCACTTCAgacattatttttcttctgcacATTAGCTTTTTAAATATAGGTACAACTTTTCAGATTGCAGTTATTAAGAAGTTAGGAGTCAAATAAACTCAAGGCAGTCACTATCAGAATCCAGGTCAGCCAAATAAAAGCTCCAATGCAATTTTGAAatagtattgttttgttttaagtcaaggatctccaaccttggcaactttaagacttgtagacttcaactcccagagttgaaactggctgaggaattctgggaattgaagtccacaagtcttaaagttgccaaggttggagagccctgctttaagcCAATTACAGTAGGTATGAACTCCATACTAACAACTGCATCTGCCTTATCCCAAATTAATGCAATAGTACCAATCTTCATGTTCCATTATCTCACACCTCTATGAATGTCCAATTAGGCTACTACAATGTACTTTACATGGTGCTGCCTTTGGAGATGATCCAGAAGCTAAGCTACAAGTCACATCATAACCAACATCAACTAAAGGCAAAAGTTACCTCAAGATAGGCATCTCACAACCAGTCAAGCGAGGTCCAGAGTTTCTTAGAGCAGAATTTTGAATTGCTTCTGAAACTGCAACACATAAGGAGTACACATATTCCTGGAGATGCCAGTGTAGAATTGTGCCTCTATTAAAACTGTTGCATTGGGACATAATAGGCTTctgaacccaactgaaaatcctgCTGTATCTTTAGTCATAAGTGGTTCAGTATTGGGAGGGTATATCAGGCAATATTTACACCAGAGCTAGTTggtccagtctagtccagtcaTCCAGAGAAATCCTTTTGAAACTCTCCCTATTGCTTCACATTCAAGGCACACGGGAATATGGGAGAGATAGTTCCCTTAtggtattttccattccattgaaTTACATTTCCATCCTACCCCTCCAATATATAAATAGcgatagacttacatactgcttcacagtgctttacagccctttctaagaggtttacagaatcagcctattgcccccaacaatctgggtcctcattttacccacctcggaaggatggaaggctgagttaatcttGAGCTGAGGCTGAGCTACCACTTTGCAGATATTTTGGAAACAAAGCAGTTTTAAGGAGAATTTGGATC comes from the Ahaetulla prasina isolate Xishuangbanna chromosome 3, ASM2864084v1, whole genome shotgun sequence genome and includes:
- the LOC131194969 gene encoding testis expressed protein 56-like is translated as MFFGKRSCLHFPRPATNQQTVKKGNLLSRIRPVTKSSLNLPSLVKSQKLKCCDKMDEINEVFLKLSMLYNNLPDPLRDILLQCACEDQQKCYKVSYFGNFSNLIPKEAYCSPPPSHMPLTKRRVSNYIANQPRPLGVYRQDMPLATIIARWIPKTMSLQYDQQSAIQELANFGDIESLIPCGRQTIIVTFKEIRSACKAVSAFPPNGPNRHLQCYWHHKFMSQYNILKD